GGTCCCCTTCAAACTTGTCAGGGTCGGGAAGGCGTTCAGATCGTACGTGGGAGCCGGAAGATTCGGGAGTAAGCGACGGAGGCGTTCCCATAGCAGCAGCTACACCAGGCTCAGCGGCAGGTTCAGGGACAGGGGGAGGTACGGTATTCCCCGTCGGGATGGCGAGTTCGGCTGCACACATTCGTGCAGCCTCGATACGGGCAATGTTCTGTTGCGCTTCGTCATAAAGCTTCTTCTGGTATTCCAGGACCGCGACATCTCGGAGGTGATCACGCTCAGCTGCGGTCAGTTCGCTTGACAGGCGGGTGATCTTGATCCTCGCGGCTTGTAGCTGCAGTTCGGCTTGGTCCACTCGTTCGCGAGCGTTGGTCGCCTCGGACTGGGTGGTCTCAATGTAGTCGTACGCGCGGCGGCAGTATTCGAACCATTGGTCAGGATGGTCTCTcgtagtcttccgcacgacccagtaaaacccagacccaacccagacccaacccagtctgggttgggttttgggtcgaacccttcgacccagtaatgggtctgggtcggagggttcgacccagtactgggtctggggccccaaactgggttacaaactaaacaaacatgctaaggattctaaatgtataacttatgcatttattcgcggtaattttgagtatttgctttacttgattatatctaattttatttgtaaaaagggtaaaagagatgcgtataattgaggattctttgtcaagcaagctaatggtattcaaataaatcatcttccctgcttttacgttttctccctgatgctcgtgtctgtgtacaggttggtggtaatgatggcgagcaaggacgaccatattcacttgtaggtaagggcctctcctccggtatatcctctggtctatcctcaattacaacctcaattgcatcccctggtttatcttccagttcatcctcctgctcctctgtatcactaattggatcaacctcaatctcactgagcttctcttccctctcctcttttgccgcctcaagctcatcctgggagaaaaatttctcaagaagtgttgcttcctgctcctccatatcaaatttcgttgtacaaagaaacatcattaatgcctcgacagtctcactcttcattctaccacgacgatagtgacaaatatctcgagcggtattaaagaggcgttcaactcctgcgccagttgctggaaatgagagtgtatctcgtgcaagggcagcaatggccggaaagcgagcctggtgctctttccagaaagtaagcggcctaacagaaacagtatctatatatatatattagtattattatcacacatactctttgtatttacttaccgctgtcaagatattgactgatttcatcagtaatggctcgtggttgtatatcccttccatcaagcatctcctctagccttgagcttggatgggctatcgttagagagctttgtagatcacgactgcttattctaacttgtgcttgatatggaacaagggcttgttcaaaagcaagtcgataggtatctcgccatttctgatcccaatcactggagaggaagaatttgaatttgttcaccggtgcaagcattgtactgattgcatagatattccctcgaagatcatcagcttgggagtaatactcatcaagcttagaccgaccagcttcaagggcctctagcatctgttttttccatgggacacgctttcggcgtagctgtgcctgtgatcgctcaagatgatcaaacagtttgttgtagatcttaaacacatagtgggcagtgacatctcgagtctttgatagctgtgttgtataatcaaagaagggctcggtgatacaaagaagatagtcgatctgacgccactcttgctcgctgagtagcatctcctcacaatcatactctgtacagaataaagagaagatagcacgtagcctctttgcccggcgaagcatgaggaacgtagaattccatcgtgtctttacatcttggattggaacgatcttgatattagttgtctgaagattgtaaaaggtctctctgcgctggggacttgcattgacgtaaatcgcaagataacggactttgttcagtgtggaggagatctgactttgcttcgcattttcttgggctagccttgactgcttctctgtccaccttgtctcggctgattcatttaatggaactgccttgatccgagcaagaagctgattgaggctgagctggataacgtgggcaagacatggtattcgggtgataatagtatcatctgacaaagcctgttggagagcagtagctaatgtcttgttgtttgatgcattatctgttgtcaacccgaatactttatcttcaatgttgtgctccactagggtttctataagaacactacgcaggtaagagccggtatgtgtaccatgaagcggcttaaacccaagtagtacctcacgatatacccaatcactgtcaatgaaatagccagtaatagccataaatgcctgcgagaatggagatgtccagcagtcaagcgcaatggatatctttgagccagaaggcagcgtacgaaggatacgctgctgccggtctttgactagactgcccaatcggcgacggatggtatcggcagatgggatcactggaggggatggggcggaacgagctttattgatgatgcgtttgaatgatggatgctcgatcagatggaatgggagccggttgagagtaagaaattggaggagatcctcctcccaatcttcttgtaagaagggtatgcttgctgaaacttctccctagaataataataaattagtatagttacttgattttatgatagaaaatatacctctcgttgtaggaagtttgtaatctccgctttcttccccttttccgaccgtaaacaaccagccgttttccgatgtttctggatggttgatgtgccatgatactgcgctttgcctgtgctgttcgggcttagtgtataaggatgctctaggatcttcccacagcgcttgcacataacctttggtgcgccatcaataccctgagctacctgatggtagctattccagatctctgtatggcggttcgaatcccatttaagcttgcttttcctcccgtagtcagtctctaaccaccagtccacaaaatcgttatgtgacattgtatcgtatagaataaaccctttcctacggtcgggtccaacgcgtttcaataaaggggggattgggagggatcatctggtcttcggaagtttgagtcgattgtgtgttgacttgcggatggtgtgacttgtccagttgaaatatatgagagatcgtcaagatcaccaccatagagcgacgatgcaaagtcggaaagttggctttgagacataacatgagaatgacatataatatatacaaatggatgtaaggggagaaattctttaacgtacaaaggtagaaatgcactaaagttgtagaagtgtctaggaatattgatatatcaaatatagtaaatcatcctactcttgttgattggtctattatactaaaattatatgggtctaaagaaatacccctgagataacccagtcaagacccagtcaagacccagtcataacccatttaacccagtaagaacccagtaaacccagtaaaaccccagtcaaaccccaattcccaccccagttccattaatccttctcaaaatatttcttcctaccctcccttcaagtcgcatataccaagtagattaagaggtagtaagtagttttgaatataaaagtttactagatatctatccatagttatataagctctagaattaaacagaagaagagaaataaatgaattcaaaaattattttactctgtagatgaaaatatatattatgttgatgtgtgttgatatatatatctgcaacttggggtatactttgtattttaaatggaatgcaatcctacgcctgagaaaaccagcagccaacacataccacctttccttatgaaataaagcatttgaagaagtaattaatcttgaaccagatatattactttggagaacgaggttatttcttaaaatttcctttgccttgttggtagagagtgtagcatttcgatgtagaaaccataacaggggaaaatgacagtatgttatttaaatatttatgccatactttatgcagaaactgggtcgaactggggctatactgggttttctggggccccagtcactgggtctgggttgggtctgggttatgaggtttcgacccagacccagactgggttgggttctgggtcgagaccttcgacccaaactgggtcgtgcggaagtctagtcTCTCGCGTGTTCGGCGAATTGTTCTAGGTCGCTGGGCAGGAACGGAGGTTGCGGGGCTGGTTCAGACAtcttcagacagtcaactcctaggggtaggagctacgtagtgtcagggtgcgggctggcaggacggtatgatgggagatgactggcagggacaggtcgtaacagatcagattctcattgacaggtacaggcacaggcaggggcaggctaatatacaagacgtagctcgaagagctacaacaggatctagaactgaagttcaagataaacaggtcggagatcacgtgccgtgatcttcctctaactaagcatcacggttcgcaccgtgacaatttacgcgccgccaacgagaagcagaagcaaaagcgtaccagatcccggaggcagatacttgctgaagaaggcctctcagttcaagaagcttctcaattaattactgagccggtggaagcaattgaagtacctcctctccctccacgaagaagcccttcgccaGCTTTACTTTACAACCACGTATACgggcccccccccaaagtgtagtggttgtggagaaataggacataagattaatagatgcctagctagatagatgattttagtatattaaatttaatggcgttttggttgataTAAATGTATTTTAaattaagaagttggttggggtgggTAGCTCGCTTacatggccagctcgcttaccgaatacgttaggGACAATTTTCCGCTTACATAAGGCCCGTGGGCAAAGCCCACCCGCCCGTccatgggcgatgtcgcagtctaatTGTAACCGTCGAAAAGTTGAACGTCATTTGTAAAGGCAGTTGTACATGTTCATGGATTCAAATTATACATATTTAAGATCTGAACTTTTTCTGGTTTTGATTCTCTTTTCTCGGTGGTTCTATGGTCTATAACGTTGCCCATAGAGGTGTCGCAAAAAAGCCGCTGAAAGGGATTGTTTTAATGATAGCCAGATGTGCAAAATTGTAGCATAGATCGCAGAATTGGGAAGAGAGTGGGATTCAAGTGTCTTAGTTGAAGACAACAGTCTTGTGGCCGTTCAAGATTACACGGCGCTCTGTCACGTACTTGACAGCAGTGGCGAGTACGTTGCTCTCCACGTTGCTGCCGGCATGTGTCAGCTCCCGGGGGCTCATACCATGGTTGACCCGAACAACATTCTGTTCGATGATCGGGCCTTCATCCAGGTCACTGGTGACGAAATGGGCAGTGGCACCGATGATTTTCACACCACGGTCGTAGGCCTGGTGATAGGGCTTAGCACCCTTGAAAGAGGGCAGGAAGCTGTGGTGGATGTTGATAATGCGACCGGACATGGCGGTACACAGAGTCGGGGACAGCACCTGCATATACCGAGCCAGCACAATCAAATCAACATTGTGTTGGTTCACCAATTCCAAAATCTGGGCCTCCTGCTGCGCCTTGGTATCTGCGGTGACGGGGAGGTGGTGGAATGGGATATTATAGGTTGCAGCGAGGGTAGCGAAATCTGGGTGGTTGGAAACGATTAGAGGCACCTCAATACTCAGCTGGCCGGTGGAATGGCGAAATAGGAGGTCGTTGAGGCAGTGGCCAATCTTGGAGACCATGATCAGCACGCGGGGCTTTTTCACAGTGGGGTTGATCTCGAAGTCGAGGGAGAATGACTCGGCAGTGGGCTCGAAGGCAGTGCGCAATTTCTCAAGTGCAGGAGTTTCATCTCCTCCACTTGCAATCGCAAATTGGGTCCGCATAAAGAAACGCTCAGAGGCAGGATCACCAAATTGCGACGAATCGATAATGTTGAGGTTGTTCTGCACGAGGAATGCAGTGACCGCGTGGACAATACCCGGGCGATCAGGACCGGAAAGAGTCAAAATGAAGCTAGAAGGCATGGTAAATGAGAGAACGGTGTTGAATCCGCTGTTATTTCTTCAAATGGCTAAGATGATGGAAGTGAGTAGCcctgtttctttctttctttttttttttttaatcccACTTTCCGGTTTCGGCGATGACTCATCTCATCGGCCAGTTTTAAGGCTCCAAGTCAGGTGGATCAGCCCGAACGCCCTTGGCCTTTCTTTTCAATCTTCAtcattttgatcttttcaaaTACTCCCAAAGATCTATCCAGATCATTGTGACTTGGGATTGATAATCCAAAATCATCATCTCGCTAGTCCCACGTTCCTCTTGAAGCACCGGATTCTATCTCCTTAGTCACTGTTTCCCTAGCGCCCCAAAGCCACCCGGTACCAAAATTATGCATTGGTCTTACCTCCCTATTTCGTCGGTGTCATGAGACTACAACTGCATTGGTAACAGGGCGATGCTCGGTATTGATTCCTTAAACCCCGTGAAACTAAATTACCTTCACTACGCTAGTGCGCCTTGCTGCACTCCCACGAGCCAGAGCGCGCAGCCAACGCAGACTACCGATAATGCCTTGTCTAGATCTCGCAGAATCCGGGAAGTTACTACCTAGTCACGGATCCGAGGTATTTGCCTAATCCGATTATGCCAacttttttcattttctccCAGTCAGGCATTGTAAACAACTGTAAACAACATGGCGTTGTCCCTGCCTAATTTGGAGGCTGGCCACTTAGCCGCTAATGTGGTTCAACCCGATTCTAGTTATATTGCCGTAGCCTATTTTAGCAGGCTGAACACAATTTCCACCTAAGAGATGGGGTGTTCAGGGCGCATCTCGGAAGTACTAAACCCCTAGGAACCTCCACAAAAAAATATCAACTGCATCTGAGGCCCGTCGCGGATCTAGGGAGCTCCCTCCGTGTCCCCGGAGCATTTGTCGTGCTTCTCTCCATTGGGAAACATGCCAGTTAATTGTCATCCGGTCATACGGACCGGAAACCCGTGGCATGAAGCTTCATGTGAATCCGCTGGTATCTCTCCCCCCGGTTCCTATTGGAATATAAAAGGGCTTCTCTATCCACATTAGTCTCGAATACCTCATCAATTCACCCAACAATCAAGTTCTTGACTCGGTGCACATGACAATGGACATCATGACCTCCACACCCTCCTTCAACATCTACAGAAATGCCCTGCTGTTGACAGCCTTTCTCGGGGCTGCACAGGCACAGCAAGTGGGCACAAACACTGCTGAAGTCCATCCGTCCTTGTCTTGGCAAAAGTGCACCACTGGAGGCAGCTGCACTTCCCAAAACGGCAAGGTTGTCGTCGACGCCAACTGGCGCTGGGTTCACAAAACCGCCGGCTCCACCAACTGCTATACTGGTAATCGATGGGATACAACCATCTGCCCGGACGATGTTACTTGTGCCACCAACTGCGCCCTAGAAGGTGCCGACTACTCGGGCACTTATGGTGTTACTGCCAGCGGCAGCTCTTTGCGGCTGAACTTTGTCACCCAGGCATA
The nucleotide sequence above comes from Penicillium digitatum chromosome 1, complete sequence. Encoded proteins:
- a CDS encoding Formyltetrahydrofolate deformylase, putative translates to MPSSFILTLSGPDRPGIVHAVTAFLVQNNLNIIDSSQFGDPASERFFMRTQFAIASGGDETPALEKLRTAFEPTAESFSLDFEINPTVKKPRVLIMVSKIGHCLNDLLFRHSTGQLSIEVPLIVSNHPDFATLAATYNIPFHHLPVTADTKAQQEAQILELVNQHNVDLIVLARYMQVLSPTLCTAMSGRIINIHHSFLPSFKGAKPYHQAYDRGVKIIGATAHFVTSDLDEGPIIEQNVVRVNHGMSPRELTHAGSNVESNVLATAVKYVTERRVILNGHKTVVFN